One Brassica napus cultivar Da-Ae chromosome C4, Da-Ae, whole genome shotgun sequence genomic region harbors:
- the LOC125585434 gene encoding RHOMBOID-like protein 1, translating into MSRDRREGLEIKVVDPPTSNVSAAQTSAGARGGRQRASFAEFRPFKLWFPWLVPAIVVSNIVLFAVSMFINDCPKNSQKCSARFLGRFAFQPMKENPLLGPSSTTLEKMGALEVTMVVDKHQVWRLFTCIWLHAGVFHVLANMLSLIFIGIRLEQEFGFVRIGLLYMISGFGGSLLSSLFNREGISVGASGALFGLLGAMLSELLTNWTIYANKFAALLTLIFIIAINLAVGILPHVDNFAHLGGFTSGFLLGFVFLIRPQYGYFNQRNNPRGYAAPSAKSKHKPYQYVLWITSLLLLIAGYTVGLIVLLRGTDLNKHCSWCHYLSCMPTSLWNCKSQNMYCKSSQIGKQMNLTCIANGRTEMYTLGNENQSQIQQMCSQLCS; encoded by the exons ATGTCTCGCGATCGACGGGAAGGTCTGGAGATCAAGGTGGTGGATCCGCCGACAAGCAACGTCTCCGCTGCGCAAACTTCTGCGGGGGCTCGCGGGGGGAGGCAGCGCGCTTCTTTCGCGGAGTTTCGGCCTTTCAAGCTTTGGTTCCCGTGGCTGGTTCCGGCTATCGTGGTGTCCAACATTGTGCTTTTTGCTGTCTCGATGTTCATCAACGATTGCCCTAAGAACTCGCAAAAGTGCTCGGCTAGGTTTCTCGGGAGGTTCGCGTTTCAGCCGATGAAGGAGAATCCTCTCCTGGGTCCCTCTTCTACGAC ATTGGAGAAGATGGGGGCTTTAGAGGTAACAATGGTGGTGGATAAGCACCAAGTGTGGCGCTTGTTCACTTGTATATGGCTACACGCTGGTGTTTTCCATGTCCTTGCCAACATGTTGAGCCTTATCTTCATCGGTATTCGGCTCGAGCAAGAGTTTGGATTCG TACGCATTGGATTGCTTTATATGATTTCTGGATTTGGTGGGAGTTTGTTATCATCTCTCTTTAACCGGGAGGGTATATCCGTTGGTGCCTCTGGTGCATTATTCGGTTTGCTTGGCGCTATGCTTTCAGAGCTTCTCACTAACTGGACTATATACGCAAATAAG TTTGCAGCTCTTTTGACACTCATCTTCATCATAGCCATTAATCTAGCAGTAGGTATTCTTCCGCATGTCGACAACTTTGCCCATCTCGGAGGATTCACTTCCGGGTTTCTTCTAGGCTTTGTTTTCTTGATCCGTCCTCAGTATGGATACTTCAACCAGAGGAACAACCCTCGTGGCTACGCTGCACCTTCTGCTAAATCCAAACACAAGCCGTACCAATACGTTCTCTGGATCACTTCTTTATTGCTTTTGATTGCAGG ATATACCGTTGGGCTCATTGTGCTTCTCCGAGGGACGGATTTGAACAAGCATTGTTCTTGGTGCCATTATCTCAGTTGTATGCCTACCTCGCTATGGAACTGTAAATCTCAAAATATGTACTGTAAG TCGAGCCAGATTGGGAAGCAGATGAACTTGACGTGTATAGCTAACGGGAGAACAGAGATGTACACGCTTGGTAACGAGAACCAGTCTCAGATTCAGCAGATGTGTTCCCAGTTATGCAGCTGA